Proteins encoded in a region of the Panicum hallii strain FIL2 chromosome 3, PHallii_v3.1, whole genome shotgun sequence genome:
- the LOC112886487 gene encoding GEM-like protein 5, with amino-acid sequence MEGKDGKHDASAAPPAGAPQPAAPPAAGQGQPQPPEAARWGTRQMGPPAAPGAHPENQEAARWTAARGDQELPPYVIMGEAVAAPPPQQQRQKGDSPMEHILDFFNTWSRKAEELASNIWFNLKTAPSVSDAAMGKLSLGAKALSEGGFEKLYKQTFSSGPEEQLRKTFACYLSTATGPVAGTLYLTSLNIAFCSDRPLSFAAPSGQTAWSYYKVMIPLAKVAAVEPVTMKESPPEKYVHVVTVDSHDFWFMGFVSYDKAVHHLTEAVSHRSSSQQQDVAGTK; translated from the exons ATGGAGGGCAAGGACGGCAAGCACgacgcctccgccgcgccaCCGGCCGGCGCGCCGCAGCCCGCGGCTCCTCCCGCAGCGGGACAGgggcagccgcagccgcccgagGCGGCGCGGTGGGGCACGCGGCAGATGGGCCCGCCGGCGGCGCCCGGGGCGCACCCGGAGAACCAGGAGGCGGCGCggtggacggcggcgcgcggggaccAGGAGCTGCCGCCCTACGTCATCATGGGGGAGGCCGtggctgcgccgccgccgcagcagcagaggcagaaaGGGGACAGCCCCATGGAGCACATCCTCGACTTCTTCAACACCTGGAGCCGCAAGGCCGAGGAGCTCGCATCCAACATCTGGTTCAACC TGAAGACTGCGCCGTCGGTGTCGGACGCGGCGATGGGTAAGCTGAGCCTTGGCGCCAAGGCCCTGTCGGAGGGCGGCTTCGAGAAGCTGTACAAGCAGACCTTCTCCTCGGGTCCCGAGGAACAGCTGAGGAAGACCTTCGCGTGCTACCTGTCGACGGCCACCGGCCCCGTCGCCGGCACGCTCTACCTGACCAGCTTGAACATCGCCTTCTGCAGCGACCGCCCGCTCTCCTTCGCCGCGCCGTCCGGCCAGACCGCCTGGAGCTACTACAAGGTGATGATCCCGCTGGCCAAGGTCGCGGCGGTGGAGCCGGTGACGATGAAGGAGAGCCCGCCGGAGAAGTACGTGCACGTCGTCACCGTGGACTCCCACGACTTCTGGTTCATGGGATTCGTCAGCTACGACAAGGCCGTGCACCACCTCACCGAGGCCGTCTCCCACCGCTCATCGTCCCAGCAGCAGGACGTCGCCGGCACCAAGTGA